In Maridesulfovibrio frigidus DSM 17176, a genomic segment contains:
- a CDS encoding TVP38/TMEM64 family protein, whose amino-acid sequence MTSERSDKKVSIKALIKGLTMLGVLALSVYLVRYAGLSDALDTKWIDDHVTSRGMTGVMLYIGIAAFFSAIGFPRQLICFMGGYAYGFALGALLGTIGTGLGCAFAFTYARLVGRSFIQSKFGARIQKVDDFLSRSPFNMALTIRFFPLGSNVITNLLAGVTSIPAIPFILGSTIGYLPQNIVFALFGSGVNVSSTMQMVMAVILFVLSTLLGFKIYQKYRNQAEAVVE is encoded by the coding sequence ATGACATCCGAGAGAAGTGATAAAAAAGTAAGCATCAAAGCTCTTATAAAAGGGCTGACAATGCTAGGGGTGCTTGCTTTATCTGTTTATCTGGTAAGATATGCGGGGCTATCAGATGCTCTGGATACCAAGTGGATAGATGACCACGTCACCTCACGCGGAATGACGGGAGTAATGCTATATATAGGTATTGCTGCGTTCTTTTCTGCTATCGGTTTTCCGCGTCAGCTTATCTGCTTTATGGGTGGATACGCGTACGGTTTCGCTTTGGGAGCACTGCTTGGAACCATAGGCACAGGGCTTGGTTGTGCATTTGCATTTACCTATGCACGGCTGGTTGGGCGCTCGTTTATTCAAAGCAAATTTGGCGCTCGTATCCAGAAAGTGGATGATTTTTTAAGTCGAAGCCCATTTAATATGGCGCTCACAATCCGCTTTTTCCCGCTGGGAAGTAATGTTATAACAAACCTTCTTGCCGGAGTGACCAGCATTCCCGCGATACCTTTTATTCTTGGCTCCACAATTGGATACCTGCCGCAGAATATAGTCTTCGCACTCTTCGGAAGTGGAGTGAATGTCTCATCAACCATGCAGATGGTCATGGCAGTTATTCTGTTTGTATTGTCGACTTTGTTAGGTTTTAAAATCTACCAAAAGTATCGCAATCAAGCTGAAGCTGTTGTTGAGTAA
- a CDS encoding Hpt domain-containing protein, which produces MACEQLEIAQRYLTDQLKLNPTELDAFVKEVTNSLRVIMDRLDEAIDEGDFDEIIITAHTLKGSLANLGLAEMSIVAKNIELGAQSTTPAHLACYFMRLKRELTCLL; this is translated from the coding sequence GTGGCTTGTGAACAATTAGAGATAGCTCAAAGGTACCTTACAGATCAGTTGAAATTGAATCCGACGGAGTTGGATGCTTTTGTCAAAGAAGTTACAAACTCCTTGCGAGTTATCATGGATAGGCTTGATGAGGCTATTGATGAAGGAGACTTTGATGAAATAATAATCACAGCGCACACTCTTAAGGGTAGTCTTGCAAATCTGGGGTTAGCAGAAATGAGCATAGTAGCGAAGAATATAGAACTCGGAGCGCAGAGTACGACTCCGGCTCATTTGGCTTGCTATTTTATGAGGCTGAAAAGAGAACTCACCTGTCTTTTATAA
- a CDS encoding glycosyltransferase family 2 protein has translation MTKNYDLSLVIPVYNEQDNLRKLMQEIDSALEPLNISYEVVFVDDGSKDASLAVLNEISTAYEAARYISFAENRGQSAAFCAGFDEARAPRVATMDADLQNDPADLPAMFSLYNEGYKMVIGWRGKRKDVWIKRVGSKFANAVRNKLTKESVKDTGCSLKIMDTETVRAIPRFNGMHRFLPTLMKMQGATVAETKVNHRERHEGESKYGTLDRAIAGGLDLLGVCWLQNRHFSYSVKERSSEKDNS, from the coding sequence ATGACAAAAAACTACGACCTATCTCTCGTAATACCTGTTTATAATGAGCAGGATAATTTACGAAAACTGATGCAGGAAATTGATTCGGCCTTAGAGCCGCTTAATATTTCATATGAAGTTGTGTTTGTGGATGATGGCAGCAAGGACGCAAGTTTGGCTGTTTTAAATGAAATTTCGACAGCCTACGAAGCTGCCAGATATATTTCATTTGCTGAAAACAGAGGACAGTCCGCCGCCTTTTGCGCAGGTTTTGATGAAGCCCGTGCTCCGCGAGTTGCCACAATGGATGCTGATCTACAAAATGATCCCGCAGATCTTCCGGCTATGTTCTCCCTTTATAACGAAGGATATAAGATGGTTATCGGATGGCGTGGTAAGCGCAAAGATGTGTGGATCAAAAGAGTTGGCTCCAAATTCGCTAATGCCGTAAGAAATAAACTTACAAAAGAATCTGTTAAAGATACCGGCTGTTCTTTAAAAATTATGGACACTGAAACTGTCCGCGCAATTCCGCGCTTTAACGGAATGCACCGTTTTCTGCCGACTCTTATGAAGATGCAGGGCGCCACCGTTGCGGAAACTAAGGTGAATCACCGCGAACGCCATGAGGGTGAATCCAAGTACGGAACACTTGATAGGGCAATCGCTGGCGGTCTTGACCTTCTCGGCGTATGTTGGTTGCAGAACCGTCATTTTTCCTACTCAGTTAAAGAGCGCAGCAGCGAAAAAGATAATTCATGA
- a CDS encoding YheT family hydrolase, protein MPLLQPPPFKPKFPLQSGHLQTIFPRLFRKVSLPPVIRRKIDTPDGDFLDIDWHLAGSTRLVVIAHGLEGNSRRHYVLGMARAMVLSGWDCITYNFRGCGSAMNKKAQMYHSGQTEDLHTVLEYGLKHGIYEDAALIGFSVGGNQVMKYLGEAPELVPPEVIRGIGISVPCDLTSSAKQLCKPSNILYNHYFLHSLKKKVKAKSLQFPELFPLKRLAGIKNIIGFDNEYTAPVHGFKDAFDYYEKASCKQFLHKIKVPSLILNAKDDPFLASECYPIVEAQNNNNLSLQIPNYGGHVGFTNLPQEKQLWSEGRAVRFLNT, encoded by the coding sequence ATGCCCTTATTGCAGCCGCCGCCATTTAAACCAAAGTTCCCCCTCCAGTCCGGTCATCTTCAGACCATATTTCCACGGCTTTTCAGAAAAGTTTCTCTTCCACCTGTCATCAGAAGAAAGATCGACACCCCTGATGGTGATTTCTTGGATATCGATTGGCACCTGGCTGGAAGCACAAGACTCGTCGTAATTGCCCATGGGCTGGAAGGAAACTCACGAAGGCACTATGTACTTGGCATGGCTCGAGCGATGGTTCTTTCCGGATGGGATTGCATTACTTACAACTTTAGAGGCTGTGGTAGTGCCATGAATAAAAAAGCACAAATGTACCATAGCGGACAAACAGAAGATCTCCATACAGTTCTTGAATACGGACTTAAGCATGGGATATATGAAGACGCAGCTCTTATAGGGTTTAGTGTAGGTGGAAATCAGGTTATGAAATATTTGGGTGAAGCTCCTGAACTGGTTCCACCCGAAGTAATAAGAGGCATCGGAATCTCAGTGCCCTGCGACCTTACCTCTTCTGCAAAACAGCTGTGTAAGCCATCTAATATTTTATATAATCACTATTTTTTGCACTCACTTAAAAAGAAAGTAAAAGCTAAAAGCCTACAATTTCCGGAACTTTTTCCGCTGAAAAGATTGGCGGGTATCAAAAATATTATCGGATTCGACAACGAATACACTGCGCCAGTACACGGATTCAAAGACGCTTTTGACTATTATGAGAAAGCCTCATGCAAACAATTCCTGCACAAGATCAAGGTCCCATCCTTAATCCTGAACGCAAAGGATGACCCGTTTCTAGCGTCTGAATGTTATCCCATCGTAGAAGCACAAAACAACAATAATTTGTCGCTGCAAATCCCGAACTATGGCGGCCATGTCGGTTTTACCAACTTACCGCAAGAAAAACAGCTCTGGTCGGAAGGGCGAGCTGTTAGATTTTTAAACACCTAA
- a CDS encoding LysE/ArgO family amino acid transporter, whose product MSMMLPYLQGFGTGGGLIVAIGAQNAFVLTQSIKKNHHLKVCLVCALCDAVLISLGVFGTGDLVASNPMLLKPAAWGGALFLAWYGFGSFRSAIKGGKLETEEATTTGVRSIIMLTLAITLLNPHVYLDTIVMLGSISGQYSGDARYFFGFGAVSASFVWFYTLGFGGRALAPLFKKPITWRVLDTLVGVTMWVIAFKLYEKAMSV is encoded by the coding sequence ATGTCGATGATGTTACCATATTTGCAGGGGTTTGGAACTGGAGGAGGGTTGATTGTAGCCATTGGAGCGCAGAATGCTTTTGTGCTTACTCAAAGTATAAAAAAGAATCACCACTTGAAGGTCTGTCTGGTATGCGCATTGTGTGATGCTGTGTTAATTTCGCTCGGCGTGTTTGGGACAGGAGATCTTGTCGCATCTAATCCTATGCTTCTTAAGCCTGCTGCATGGGGCGGGGCGCTATTTCTTGCGTGGTATGGTTTTGGTTCGTTTAGGTCCGCGATAAAAGGTGGCAAGCTCGAAACGGAGGAAGCCACGACCACAGGTGTTCGCTCTATCATTATGCTTACTCTCGCTATCACTTTACTGAATCCGCACGTATATTTAGATACGATAGTAATGCTTGGATCTATCAGCGGACAATATTCTGGAGACGCAAGGTATTTCTTTGGGTTTGGTGCTGTTAGTGCCTCATTTGTGTGGTTTTATACATTGGGGTTCGGAGGCCGTGCATTGGCTCCTCTCTTTAAAAAGCCGATAACTTGGCGCGTCTTGGATACACTTGTAGGCGTGACCATGTGGGTGATTGCTTTTAAACTTTATGAAAAAGCTATGAGTGTTTGA
- a CDS encoding phosphatidylserine decarboxylase family protein: MKKHVYKVGFFTIFLVTLLVFSVQPSFADASSKTAPYRVGKWLPSDQKVLTDWRADLIGETDAAGKVVLLPVIQEFKDMIESDPELFMLFTEMFNQVPRKPPYDKDPTGKPQIRDYNHMLQLMNTIMTRAPEFNKTGLVGFPLNAILDWPMGTPAGTVAFMNEKVNRQLKKILTQWSVYLGSADSRYVLSDDPENGWFGREAKKAMPGFAKDFVCNPKEKYYGFASWDDFFTRVFREGRRPVASPKDDNVISNSCESAPFRLVENVKLRDKFWIKAQPYSLAHMLGDEELAKQFAGGTVYQAFLSAFSYHRWHSPVSGKIVKTQIIDGSYYAEAQSMGYDPAGPNESQGYITQVAARGLVLIEADNPDIGLMGVMFVGMAEVSSNEITVYEGQHVNKGDQLGMFHFGGSTHTLIFRPEVNLEFDLHGQKPGLHSNNIPVRSRIATVKKTKK, from the coding sequence ATGAAAAAGCACGTGTATAAAGTCGGCTTTTTTACAATTTTTCTTGTTACTTTACTTGTTTTTTCAGTGCAACCATCCTTTGCGGATGCATCTTCAAAAACAGCCCCATATCGGGTAGGGAAGTGGCTTCCTTCTGATCAGAAAGTCTTAACTGACTGGCGCGCGGATCTCATTGGGGAGACTGATGCCGCAGGTAAAGTTGTCTTGCTTCCTGTTATTCAGGAGTTCAAAGATATGATCGAGAGCGATCCTGAACTGTTCATGCTCTTTACTGAGATGTTTAATCAGGTTCCCCGCAAACCACCATATGATAAAGACCCCACAGGTAAACCACAGATTCGGGATTACAATCATATGCTGCAACTCATGAATACCATCATGACGCGCGCTCCTGAATTTAACAAAACAGGACTGGTAGGCTTTCCTCTAAATGCTATTTTAGACTGGCCGATGGGAACTCCTGCTGGAACTGTCGCTTTCATGAATGAGAAGGTGAATCGGCAGCTTAAGAAAATTTTGACTCAGTGGTCCGTATATCTCGGTTCAGCTGATTCTCGTTACGTTCTCAGCGATGACCCTGAAAATGGCTGGTTCGGGCGCGAAGCTAAAAAGGCAATGCCTGGTTTTGCAAAAGACTTTGTCTGCAATCCGAAGGAAAAATATTACGGTTTTGCTTCATGGGATGACTTTTTTACCAGAGTTTTTCGTGAAGGACGCCGTCCGGTAGCATCCCCTAAAGATGACAATGTCATCAGTAACTCATGTGAATCAGCACCATTCAGACTTGTTGAAAATGTTAAGCTACGTGATAAATTCTGGATCAAGGCGCAGCCTTATTCTCTTGCGCATATGCTGGGAGACGAGGAGCTTGCTAAGCAATTTGCCGGGGGTACTGTGTATCAGGCCTTCCTGAGCGCATTCAGCTATCACCGTTGGCATAGTCCTGTAAGCGGAAAGATTGTGAAGACTCAGATTATAGATGGTTCATACTACGCAGAAGCTCAGAGTATGGGATATGATCCTGCGGGTCCGAATGAATCTCAAGGGTATATTACGCAAGTTGCCGCTAGAGGATTGGTTCTTATAGAAGCTGACAATCCTGATATCGGCTTGATGGGTGTCATGTTTGTGGGAATGGCAGAAGTTTCATCTAATGAAATTACCGTTTACGAAGGACAGCATGTGAATAAGGGTGATCAGCTTGGTATGTTCCATTTTGGAGGGTCCACGCATACTCTTATTTTCCGGCCTGAAGTGAATCTTGAATTTGACTTGCATGGCCAGAAGCCAGGGCTTCATTCTAATAATATTCCAGTAAGATCAAGAATTGCTACGGTCAAAAAGACGAAGAAATAG
- a CDS encoding LysR family transcriptional regulator ArgP, protein MLDYKFLEALTAVIEEGGFDKASAKLNLTQSAISQRIKNLEEQIGQVLVVRSVPPEPTKAGRKLIKHLRKVRLMEYELAEDTGLNKPDDFIVIPLGVNADSLATWLLDALDDFLHKNRVLLDIYVDDENQTHELLKRGEVAGCIGTDSKKLKSCNREYLATIDYLCVCTPEFKNKWFKDGFTIDNVTKAPAAMFNRKDETQGQMLAVAFPEKPIAHPIFYVPSSESFVEVIQRGFAYGMIPENQVRKKIDSGKIVELIPEVRVSVPLYWQSWSLDTPLLKELSTALTTFFKK, encoded by the coding sequence ATGCTAGATTATAAATTTTTAGAAGCCCTTACGGCAGTGATTGAGGAAGGAGGATTCGACAAAGCCTCTGCAAAGCTGAATCTCACCCAATCGGCGATATCCCAACGCATTAAAAACTTAGAGGAACAAATCGGTCAGGTCCTAGTAGTCCGTTCTGTACCTCCTGAGCCGACTAAAGCTGGTCGCAAACTTATCAAACATCTACGAAAAGTCAGACTCATGGAGTATGAGCTTGCGGAAGACACTGGCCTTAACAAGCCAGATGATTTTATAGTGATACCGCTCGGGGTAAATGCGGATAGTCTGGCGACATGGCTACTTGATGCGTTGGATGATTTTTTGCACAAAAACCGTGTGCTTCTTGATATTTATGTGGACGATGAAAACCAGACACATGAGCTTCTTAAGCGCGGTGAGGTTGCCGGATGCATTGGTACGGACTCTAAAAAGCTAAAAAGTTGCAATAGAGAATACCTTGCAACCATAGATTACCTATGCGTTTGCACTCCTGAGTTTAAAAATAAATGGTTTAAGGATGGCTTTACCATAGATAATGTTACGAAAGCTCCAGCGGCGATGTTCAACCGCAAGGATGAAACTCAGGGCCAAATGTTAGCGGTAGCCTTTCCAGAAAAGCCAATAGCGCACCCTATCTTTTATGTACCGTCATCAGAATCATTTGTAGAGGTCATCCAGCGCGGATTTGCATATGGCATGATTCCAGAAAATCAAGTGCGAAAAAAGATCGATTCCGGTAAAATCGTTGAGCTTATCCCTGAAGTGCGGGTGTCTGTTCCTTTATATTGGCAATCTTGGAGTTTAGATACTCCTTTGCTAAAAGAGCTCAGCACCGCGCTTACTACTTTTTTTAAAAAGTAA
- a CDS encoding serine hydroxymethyltransferase has product MNSYRDLLQKSDSDIFAALEGEERRQQAGIELIPSENYTYPEVLCTLGSVFTNKYSEGYPGRRYYGGQKFTDTIEEIARERAKDVFRCEHANVQPLSGSPMNQAVYLGLLEPGDTILAMDLSHGGHLTHGAPVSFMGKLFNFIRYKTNPVDGSIDFDDLRKTALEHKPKMILCGYTSYPRDLDYTAFKKIADEVGAITMTDASHYGGLVAGNVMRNPFDYGFDIVTTTSHKSLRGPRGGIILCKKEYAARIDKAVFPGLQGGPHMNTIAGIAITLKKAAEQDFHKYGLQVLSNAKTLATELTKAGAHLVTGGTDNHMMVVDTEKSYGIDGKLAEEVLDSVSITTNKQIIPDDPNPPLKPSGIRIGTPAATTRGMQDADMVKLAGWMIETLKNPEDLNLAKQTKSEIESFCSSFPVPGL; this is encoded by the coding sequence ATGAATTCTTATCGCGATCTTCTCCAAAAATCAGACTCAGACATTTTTGCAGCCCTAGAGGGTGAAGAGCGTCGGCAACAAGCCGGCATCGAACTTATCCCATCCGAGAACTATACCTATCCTGAAGTCCTCTGTACATTAGGTAGCGTGTTTACCAACAAATATTCCGAAGGTTATCCCGGTAGACGTTACTACGGAGGTCAGAAATTCACTGACACCATCGAAGAAATTGCCAGAGAACGTGCAAAAGATGTTTTTCGTTGCGAGCACGCAAATGTACAGCCCCTTTCTGGGTCTCCCATGAATCAGGCTGTATACCTCGGCTTACTAGAACCAGGCGATACTATCCTGGCAATGGATCTTTCCCATGGCGGGCACCTGACGCACGGCGCACCAGTCTCATTTATGGGTAAACTATTCAACTTCATCCGCTATAAAACAAACCCTGTTGATGGTTCTATAGACTTTGATGATCTCCGCAAAACCGCGCTCGAACATAAGCCTAAGATGATTCTTTGTGGATACACTTCCTATCCTCGCGACCTCGACTATACTGCTTTCAAAAAAATTGCCGACGAAGTTGGTGCCATAACAATGACTGACGCTTCGCATTACGGAGGTCTGGTAGCTGGAAATGTTATGCGCAATCCGTTTGATTACGGATTCGATATTGTAACGACCACTTCACATAAATCCTTGCGAGGTCCACGCGGCGGAATCATTCTATGTAAAAAAGAATATGCTGCCCGAATCGACAAAGCGGTATTCCCCGGCCTCCAAGGCGGACCGCACATGAACACCATTGCGGGCATAGCCATCACTCTGAAAAAGGCCGCAGAACAAGATTTTCACAAATACGGGCTTCAAGTTCTCAGTAACGCTAAAACTCTTGCAACAGAATTAACTAAGGCTGGAGCACACCTTGTTACCGGTGGAACTGATAACCACATGATGGTTGTGGATACCGAAAAAAGTTATGGAATTGACGGCAAACTTGCAGAGGAAGTTCTTGATTCAGTATCAATAACAACCAACAAGCAGATAATCCCTGATGATCCTAATCCACCGCTTAAGCCAAGTGGAATCAGAATCGGGACCCCTGCCGCCACAACCCGTGGCATGCAAGATGCCGACATGGTCAAACTTGCGGGCTGGATGATTGAGACCCTTAAAAACCCAGAAGATCTGAATTTGGCGAAACAGACCAAGAGCGAGATTGAATCTTTCTGCTCGTCCTTCCCTGTTCCGGGACTCTAA
- a CDS encoding chorismate mutase: protein MKDAKDCADMTEIRTAIDSLDTKIIELIAHRSEYVHEAAKFKADEKAVRDSARVQKVINSKKELATKHGASPELIGEIYKLMIDYFINEEMKEWKSRS from the coding sequence ATGAAAGACGCAAAAGACTGTGCAGATATGACGGAAATTAGGACGGCAATTGACAGCCTTGATACCAAAATTATTGAGTTAATTGCGCACCGTTCAGAATATGTACATGAAGCTGCTAAGTTTAAGGCAGATGAAAAAGCTGTCAGAGATTCAGCCCGCGTTCAAAAAGTTATTAATTCTAAAAAGGAATTAGCGACCAAACATGGAGCTTCTCCTGAATTAATAGGCGAAATATACAAATTAATGATTGATTATTTTATTAATGAAGAAATGAAAGAATGGAAATCCCGCAGTTAG
- a CDS encoding alanyl-tRNA editing protein: protein MGKDPLIRMHTAEHMLNSAMDRKFKCGRCFSAHINKKKSKCDYKYKRGMTDEEAAEIEMTVNAAISANLPITDDLMLTEEAEELFNLEKLPEDAETVKIIQIGDFDTCPCIGEHVENTSEIGEFKIASHSFDDGILRIRYKLGAV, encoded by the coding sequence ATGGGCAAAGATCCCCTTATTAGAATGCATACAGCAGAGCATATGTTAAATTCAGCAATGGATCGCAAATTTAAATGTGGTCGTTGTTTCAGTGCGCACATCAACAAGAAAAAATCTAAGTGCGACTACAAGTACAAGCGCGGCATGACTGACGAAGAAGCAGCTGAAATCGAGATGACCGTAAACGCGGCTATTTCAGCTAACCTTCCAATAACCGACGATCTTATGCTGACTGAAGAAGCAGAAGAGCTATTTAATCTGGAAAAACTTCCAGAAGACGCAGAGACTGTTAAAATCATCCAAATTGGTGATTTCGACACATGTCCTTGCATCGGTGAACACGTTGAGAACACCAGCGAAATTGGCGAATTCAAGATCGCTTCTCACAGTTTTGATGATGGCATTCTGCGTATCAGATATAAACTGGGCGCTGTTTAA
- a CDS encoding manganese efflux pump MntP, with the protein MPLYEIIIISVALAMDAFTIAVACGLCMSKVTGRQTFRLALSFGLFQGLMPLLGWAAGLTVKSMVELYAPWISFLLLSFVGGKMIYESFQKDDSCDVDKDPTTGFSLIFLSVATSLDALAVGLSFSILDYPIVMPSVLIGITAFVLTAIGIQLGRKFSAASRYSHIAELVGGIVLIMIGLKLLLQ; encoded by the coding sequence ATGCCCTTATACGAAATAATAATAATCTCTGTAGCCCTTGCAATGGATGCCTTCACTATCGCTGTTGCATGCGGTCTCTGTATGTCTAAAGTTACAGGACGTCAGACTTTCAGACTCGCACTCAGCTTTGGTCTTTTTCAAGGTTTGATGCCGCTTTTAGGCTGGGCAGCCGGCCTTACGGTTAAATCCATGGTGGAGCTTTACGCCCCGTGGATTTCTTTCCTGCTATTATCATTTGTCGGTGGAAAAATGATTTATGAGTCTTTCCAAAAAGACGATTCCTGTGATGTTGACAAAGACCCCACAACGGGATTTTCACTTATATTCTTATCAGTTGCCACCAGCCTTGACGCGCTTGCTGTAGGTCTCTCTTTTTCCATTCTAGACTACCCAATAGTCATGCCCTCAGTACTGATCGGGATTACTGCTTTTGTACTAACGGCTATCGGAATACAGCTCGGTAGAAAATTTTCCGCAGCCTCTCGCTACAGCCATATAGCCGAACTAGTAGGCGGAATTGTTCTGATCATGATCGGACTTAAACTTTTGCTACAATAA
- a CDS encoding DUF389 domain-containing protein, translating into MIKFIKEGINYVLTSVKKFFVVSEKRRATVRDDIIQGSAPRMLYYVLMGISAILASIGLILNSSSVVIGAMLISPLMTPIFGISLGLSRGNVKLLRAALLSGIGGAVLAIGVSGLLGLLPFSFHVTPEIIARTSPTLLDLLVAAFAGLAGCLAMIDERISPVLPGIAMATALTPPLATIGLCIAFGAYAGAWGAFLLFSANFLTILAVATSIFLAAGFVTKKEIGSKWNFLRRFSLAIVGLIIVVVILTQALFHFDRDRRITKAIETEISHLLDSMAGAMFISETHKVKDGDVGIVIHVATPWPINPNRVLLLQNNLTRDVGLNATVVMRCSLTSEVSATGNARSLAATNLNGELFNLDESLDQRIIRAVEQDIREQIQNLPYVNLLRTELIRKDGEIIIKVFIDNSAPSMPGVVATVEKSMQERFGFDNMKFIMNVSKINRLSSKGKILIEKAHFNHDLSAAQQALQAEVENSVKEGFDSLGSFFAQDVDAIMDSDGKWEVVAVVIGPRTVAPDEVKTVSQLVQKQIGQEVHIKALSETRIIVGKDGYETLRSYTRKLKDADIRKLTTD; encoded by the coding sequence ATGATCAAGTTTATAAAAGAGGGAATCAACTACGTATTAACGTCGGTAAAAAAATTTTTTGTCGTATCAGAAAAGCGACGGGCAACAGTCCGTGATGACATAATTCAAGGCTCTGCCCCCAGAATGCTTTACTATGTACTGATGGGGATTTCCGCGATTCTCGCAAGTATAGGTTTGATACTCAACAGTTCATCAGTCGTCATCGGGGCAATGTTGATTTCACCTCTGATGACTCCTATTTTCGGAATATCTCTTGGCCTGAGCAGGGGTAATGTAAAATTACTCCGCGCAGCTCTCTTATCGGGAATTGGCGGAGCTGTATTAGCAATTGGTGTTTCCGGGCTGCTCGGGCTTCTCCCTTTCTCTTTTCACGTTACCCCGGAAATTATAGCGCGAACATCGCCAACACTGCTAGATTTGCTGGTAGCCGCTTTTGCGGGCCTTGCGGGCTGTTTAGCCATGATAGATGAGCGCATTAGCCCTGTTCTTCCCGGAATTGCCATGGCGACAGCTTTAACCCCGCCGCTTGCGACTATCGGCTTATGCATCGCTTTTGGAGCATATGCAGGCGCATGGGGAGCCTTCCTTCTTTTTTCCGCGAACTTCCTTACGATTCTAGCTGTCGCAACATCTATTTTCCTCGCTGCAGGCTTTGTTACAAAAAAAGAAATCGGCTCGAAATGGAATTTCCTAAGACGTTTCTCTCTTGCAATAGTCGGCCTGATCATAGTTGTAGTTATTCTCACACAGGCCCTATTTCACTTCGACCGTGACCGCAGGATAACTAAAGCAATTGAAACCGAAATATCCCATCTTTTAGACAGTATGGCTGGCGCCATGTTTATAAGTGAAACTCACAAAGTTAAAGATGGCGACGTAGGCATAGTTATTCACGTAGCTACGCCGTGGCCAATCAATCCCAATAGAGTTTTACTGCTCCAAAATAACCTGACAAGGGATGTTGGGCTAAATGCAACAGTAGTAATGCGCTGTTCGCTGACATCGGAAGTTTCCGCAACAGGTAATGCAAGATCTCTGGCTGCGACGAATTTAAACGGCGAACTTTTCAACCTAGATGAAAGCCTAGATCAACGAATTATCCGCGCGGTTGAGCAGGACATCCGAGAACAAATTCAGAATCTTCCATACGTAAATCTTCTGCGTACCGAATTGATTCGCAAAGATGGCGAAATCATAATCAAAGTATTCATTGATAACTCCGCGCCAAGTATGCCCGGCGTTGTGGCAACTGTTGAAAAATCAATGCAAGAAAGATTCGGATTCGATAATATGAAATTTATAATGAATGTAAGTAAAATCAACAGACTTAGCTCAAAGGGAAAAATTTTAATTGAAAAAGCTCATTTCAACCATGATTTGTCCGCAGCACAACAGGCATTGCAAGCCGAAGTTGAGAATTCCGTAAAAGAAGGATTTGACTCGCTGGGATCTTTCTTTGCTCAGGATGTAGATGCAATTATGGATAGCGATGGAAAATGGGAAGTAGTAGCAGTAGTGATAGGACCCAGAACAGTTGCCCCGGATGAGGTCAAAACAGTTTCCCAGTTGGTACAAAAACAAATTGGACAAGAGGTCCACATTAAAGCGCTATCCGAAACACGCATAATAGTAGGTAAAGACGGATACGAGACTTTACGTAGCTACACGCGCAAGCTGAAAGACGCGGACATTAGGAAGCTTACTACTGATTAG